Proteins encoded by one window of Winogradskyella sp. PG-2:
- a CDS encoding polysaccharide biosynthesis/export family protein yields the protein MYLQDIEQFSNKDIIYSNAVIQPNDVLSITVGALIPESAIPYNKVNNNSGGASVELMQLQGYLVSENLTINFPVLGRLSVANKTTQEFADYLKKSLEEGGHIKNPDIDVRLINAKVTVLGQVNQPGTFNFTEQNITLLQAIGYAGDLTINGKRDDIILMREEKGVRQITHIDLTSADWLNGPYNFIKPNDVIVVNPNNPKVKSAGFVGNVGTLISVVSILFSTIVLITR from the coding sequence AACAATTTTCAAATAAAGATATTATATATTCTAATGCAGTCATTCAGCCTAATGATGTATTGAGTATAACGGTAGGAGCTTTGATACCAGAATCAGCAATTCCTTACAATAAAGTGAATAATAATAGTGGAGGAGCAAGTGTGGAGTTAATGCAATTACAAGGTTATTTAGTCTCGGAAAATTTAACGATTAACTTCCCTGTATTAGGTAGGCTATCAGTTGCTAATAAAACTACACAAGAGTTTGCTGACTATTTAAAAAAGAGTTTAGAGGAAGGTGGACATATAAAAAATCCAGATATAGACGTTCGTTTAATTAATGCTAAAGTTACAGTTTTGGGGCAGGTTAACCAACCAGGAACATTTAACTTTACCGAACAAAATATTACATTATTACAGGCAATAGGTTATGCAGGTGATTTAACAATTAATGGTAAGCGAGATGATATTATTTTAATGCGAGAAGAAAAAGGTGTTCGTCAAATAACACATATAGATTTAACTTCGGCAGATTGGTTAAACGGCCCATATAATTTCATAAAGCCTAATGATGTCATTGTGGTAAATCCTAACAATCCAAAAGTGAAAAGCGCAGGGTTTGTAGGTAATGTCGGAACTTTAATTTCTGTAGTTTCCATTCTGTTCTCGACCATCGTATTAATAACAAGGTAA
- the rpe gene encoding ribulose-phosphate 3-epimerase, producing MASKLIAPSMLAADFGNLQRDTEMVNNSEADWFHIDVMDGHFVPNISYGMPVIAAIKKHATKPLDVHLMIEKPERYIEEFAKVGADIITVHYESTVHLHRTLRQIKDAGCKAGVVLNITTPLTVLEDILPECFMILLMSINPGFGGQKFENITYKRVKRLRQMIREQDLNTRIEIDGGVTDRNIKALVEAGADTFVAGSHVFKSVNPTTTIKNLKSIANDK from the coding sequence ATGGCTTCAAAATTAATTGCTCCTTCAATGCTTGCTGCCGATTTTGGCAACCTTCAACGTGATACAGAAATGGTAAATAATAGTGAGGCGGACTGGTTTCATATTGATGTTATGGATGGACATTTTGTACCTAACATCTCTTATGGAATGCCAGTTATAGCGGCAATCAAAAAACATGCTACTAAGCCATTAGACGTTCACTTAATGATAGAAAAACCAGAACGTTATATTGAAGAATTTGCTAAGGTTGGTGCTGATATCATCACCGTACATTACGAATCTACAGTTCATCTGCATAGAACTTTAAGACAAATTAAAGATGCAGGTTGTAAAGCAGGTGTTGTACTTAATATAACTACTCCTCTAACTGTTTTAGAAGACATTCTACCAGAATGTTTTATGATATTATTAATGTCAATCAATCCAGGTTTCGGAGGTCAAAAGTTTGAAAACATTACATACAAGCGTGTAAAACGACTTCGCCAAATGATTAGAGAACAGGATTTAAACACACGGATTGAAATTGATGGCGGTGTTACTGATAGAAATATTAAAGCGCTTGTAGAAGCTGGTGCAGATACTTTTGTCGCAGGTAGTCATGTGTTTAAAAGTGTTAATCCTACAACAACAATTAAGAATTTAAAGTCTATTGCTAATGATAAGTAA
- a CDS encoding GumC family protein, protein MSGIKESTAIKTTDQGEFIKKEIRKYLRYWIWFVFGLILSYSVAFLYLRYTPKVYKSSAKIKILNKTKGLEMPSSAFVFNRSNINLENEIEILKSYRIIEQVVKRIDLTQRFYEEGNVLTTEIDRLPFQFLRKIDNDSVRGSSSYNISITPDAFEITVGNKTDLLVFTDFDTTKTTHNLPFELSLNNKSKISDLQGKTYIVKFASASAVTKSLKGGVTINMVGKGSDLLQLNYSSQSIGKNERILNTLIDVFNEDGINDRQEISRRTIDFIEERFLLLAEELDSIEIGIKDFKQKNNLITVESDAELGLSQRTQSEEELFDVEGQLMLSDLLKETLSAPNNTKSDLLPANIGLSNTSINGLVSNYNSLVFERDNLATSAGNNNPSVIILNERLSDLKSNINTSIASYKTQLEASKQQLIRKNRKFSSQVYSLPAKEKTILEIKRQQEIKQSLYLFLLQKREEAAINLAITEPSIKVVEYAISGGNPISPNSRSTYLLALVAGLLIPFGIIYALLLLDTKVKGREDVAQISSKVPIVGEIPKVKSDNLIFKDPEDKSVLSEAFRILSSNVNYILPVKEGDKGKVIYCTSTIKGEGKTYISINLSLALSSINRKVLLIGADLRNPQIHSHIKQDKHKPGLSNYLHDVNYDWKDALIQGFDKHSNHDIILSGSIPPNPAQLLTNGRFKKLIEEAKDVYDYIIVDTAPTILVTDTMLISQFVDATIYLVRANYTEKNLLNFSKDLLESGKLKNIAYVLNGVETNKSYGYGYNYGYNYGYGSKSK, encoded by the coding sequence ATGAGCGGTATTAAAGAATCAACAGCGATAAAAACCACAGATCAAGGGGAGTTCATTAAAAAGGAAATAAGAAAGTACTTAAGGTATTGGATTTGGTTTGTTTTTGGCCTAATATTATCTTACAGTGTCGCTTTTTTATATTTAAGGTATACACCAAAGGTATATAAATCTAGTGCTAAGATTAAAATTTTAAATAAAACAAAAGGTCTAGAGATGCCTTCTTCAGCATTTGTTTTTAATCGTTCTAATATTAACTTAGAAAATGAAATTGAAATTTTAAAATCTTACCGTATTATCGAACAAGTAGTTAAACGAATCGATTTAACACAGAGGTTTTATGAAGAAGGTAATGTGTTAACTACAGAGATTGATCGTTTACCTTTTCAGTTCCTAAGAAAAATTGATAATGATAGTGTAAGAGGAAGCTCTTCTTATAACATTAGCATTACACCTGATGCTTTTGAGATTACTGTGGGTAATAAAACAGATCTTTTAGTATTTACTGATTTTGATACAACAAAAACTACGCACAATCTCCCATTTGAATTAAGCTTAAATAATAAATCAAAAATTTCAGATTTACAAGGAAAAACTTATATAGTAAAGTTTGCATCTGCAAGTGCAGTGACTAAGAGTTTAAAGGGGGGTGTTACTATTAATATGGTGGGTAAAGGTAGTGATTTACTACAATTAAATTATAGTAGCCAAAGTATTGGTAAGAATGAAAGAATCTTAAACACGTTGATTGATGTTTTTAATGAAGACGGTATAAATGACAGACAAGAAATTTCTCGTAGAACCATTGACTTTATAGAAGAACGTTTTCTATTGTTAGCTGAAGAATTAGATTCAATTGAGATTGGAATTAAAGATTTTAAACAAAAGAATAATTTAATTACTGTTGAGTCTGATGCAGAATTAGGTTTGTCACAACGAACTCAATCTGAGGAAGAATTGTTCGATGTTGAAGGTCAATTAATGCTATCTGATTTATTAAAAGAAACTTTAAGTGCCCCAAATAATACCAAGTCAGATTTATTACCAGCAAATATTGGGCTTTCAAATACAAGTATTAATGGCTTAGTTAGTAACTATAATTCCCTTGTTTTTGAACGTGATAATTTAGCAACAAGTGCTGGTAATAATAATCCAAGCGTTATTATATTAAATGAAAGGCTATCAGATTTAAAATCTAATATTAATACATCTATAGCATCTTATAAAACCCAGCTTGAGGCATCTAAACAGCAATTGATTCGTAAAAATCGTAAGTTCTCATCTCAAGTTTATAGCTTGCCAGCTAAAGAAAAAACAATTCTCGAAATTAAAAGACAACAAGAAATTAAGCAAAGTTTATATCTTTTTTTACTTCAAAAAAGAGAAGAAGCGGCGATTAATTTAGCAATTACGGAGCCTTCTATTAAAGTTGTTGAATACGCTATCTCTGGTGGTAATCCAATTTCACCTAATTCTAGAAGTACATATTTATTGGCTCTTGTGGCTGGTTTACTTATTCCTTTTGGAATAATTTATGCACTGTTGCTTTTAGATACTAAGGTAAAAGGGCGTGAAGATGTTGCTCAAATTAGTTCTAAAGTCCCTATAGTAGGTGAAATTCCTAAAGTAAAATCCGACAATCTTATATTTAAAGATCCTGAGGATAAATCTGTATTATCAGAAGCATTTCGAATTTTAAGCTCTAATGTTAATTATATTTTACCAGTTAAAGAAGGTGATAAGGGAAAAGTGATTTACTGCACTTCTACAATAAAAGGGGAGGGAAAGACCTATATAAGTATTAACCTGTCTTTAGCATTATCTAGTATTAATAGGAAGGTGTTGCTAATTGGAGCGGATTTAAGAAATCCTCAAATTCATTCACACATTAAACAAGACAAACATAAGCCTGGATTATCTAATTACTTGCACGATGTTAATTATGACTGGAAAGATGCGTTGATTCAGGGTTTTGATAAACATAGTAATCACGATATTATTTTATCTGGAAGTATTCCTCCAAATCCTGCACAACTTTTAACAAATGGTCGTTTTAAGAAGTTAATAGAAGAGGCTAAAGACGTATACGATTATATTATTGTTGATACAGCTCCTACCATACTCGTAACAGATACGATGCTGATATCACAATTTGTAGATGCAACTATTTATTTAGTAAGAGCCAATTATACTGAGAAGAATTTATTGAATTTTTCTAAGGATTTACTCGAATCTGGTAAGTTGAAAAATATAGCTTATGTACTTAATGGTGTAGAGACTAATAAATCATATGGTTACGGTTATAACTATGGTTATAACTATGGTTATGGATCTAAATCTAAATAA